From a region of the Coffea arabica cultivar ET-39 chromosome 3e, Coffea Arabica ET-39 HiFi, whole genome shotgun sequence genome:
- the LOC140038387 gene encoding limonoid 1-O-acetyltransferse-like, which yields MEVEIISQEIIKPSLPTPDHLKIFKRSFIDQITGGYLVRFISFYRRKESKLKINEVTNQLKTSLSQTLTRYYPLAGIYKDDSTIECNDKGALFVTAHVHCNMNELINQPKFQQFHKLGTSSRFHGDGSFQVSVQFNTFSCGGVAIFMCFYHMIMDITTISVFLKCWAAMASGSQDHESAFYYPEYKSAVLFPVKDSVPFGFSVIIKSLSLNEGRSTRKRFVFSSAAISDHLKVKGFSDPVPDPTSVEVVSSFIWKHAMAAAKAVQGVQEPSVLVHAADMRRRMVPPLPEYSAGNIISMIIAEYDGIDECEVKFGRLVELLRVAKEENKNEFVPKIQSSKGYDVMMKSLEEWGKKCSRKGLNTYQFTCWCKMGLNQVDFGWGKPVWTSLVGVTEVESMYKNFVVLLDGSDGGIEAWLILEQQEMAILESDQDFLAYASLNPGIIS from the coding sequence ATGGAAGTAGAGATCATTTCCCAAGAAATAATCAAACCGTCACTCCCAACACCTGATCACTTAAAAATCTTCAAAAGATCCTTCATCGATCAAATCACTGGTGGATATCTTGTGAGGTTTATTTCCTTCTATCGGAGAAAAGAGTCAAAGTTGAAGATCAATGAAGTCACAAATCAACTGAAAACTTCTCTTTCCCAAACTTTAACTCGTTATTATCCCCTCGCAGGCATCTACAAGGATGATTCAACAATTGAATGCAATGATAAAGGAGCTCTATTTGTCACAGCCCATGTTCACTGCAACATGAATGAGCTAATaaatcaaccaaagtttcaGCAATTCCACAAACTTGGGACCTCTTCAAGATTTCATGGAGATGGATCTTTTCAAGTCTCTGTCCAATTCAATACATTTTCATGTGGTGGGGTGGCAATTTTCATGTGTTTCTATCACATGATCATGGATATCACAACAATTAGTGTTTTCCTGAAATGTTGGGCTGCAATGGCAAGTGGCTCTCAGGATCATGAATCTGCATTTTATTATCCTGAGTACAAATCAGCCGTTCTTTTCCCTGTGAAAGACTCTGTTCCATTTGGTTTTTCAGTGATTATCAAGAGTTTGTCCCTGAATGAAGGAAGAAGTACACGAAAAAGATTCGTGTTTAGTTCAGCAGCTATATCTGATCATCTGAAAGTGAAAGGTTTCAGCGATCCTGTTCCAGATCCTACAAGTGTTGAAGTTGTGTCTTCTTTCATCTGGAAGCATGCCATGGCTGCTGCAAAAGCCGTTCAGGGGGTTCAAGAGCCATCTGTGCTAGTTCATGCTGCAGATATGCGACGAAGAATGGTGCCACCTCTGCCAGAATATTCGGCTGGGAATATCATCTCCATGATTATTGCAGAGTATGATGGAATAGATGAATGTGAGGTAAAATTTGGTAGATTGGTGGAACTTCTGAGAGTGGCTAAGGAAGAAAACAAGAATGAATTTGTGCCGAAAATCCAGAGTTCTAAAGGGTATGATGTTATGATGAAGTCCTTGGAAGAGTGGGGCAAAAAATGCAGTAGAAAAGGTCTGAATACTTACCAGTTCACCTGTTGGTGCAAAATGGGATTAAACCAAGTGGATTTTGGATGGGGAAAACCGGTTTGGACTAGTCTGGTTGGGGTTACAGAGGTGGAATCCATGTATAAAAATTTTGTGGTTCTTCTTGATGGATCAGATGGTGGCATTGAAGCATGGTTAATTTTGGAGCAACAGGAGATGGCTATTCTGGAAAGTGATCAGGACTTCCTTGCTTATGCTTCTCTGAATCCTGGGATTATAAGCTGA
- the LOC140038388 gene encoding protein FAR-RED IMPAIRED RESPONSE 1-like has protein sequence MMQGDTGGVLDYLQRMQLEDPNFCYAIQVYEDDLKTNIFWADAKMRTDFAHFGDVVCFDTTYRKHKDGRPIALFVDVNHHKQTTVFGATLLYDETIGTFEWLFDIFAKVMMGKIPRTILTDQDRRMATALATQWPTTYYRLCIWHIYQNAATHLADVFKDFQNFAADFSHCIYGYENENDFFEGWSEMLKMYGLEDNKWLKKMFDIKEKWILVYGRETFCADITTTQRSESMNSVIKKLLDDHRYDESVVDFRGNQSTLAMTFPCKILQHAASIYTHEVYKKFKDELCKGIDCKWEVDGELGNQVIYRVTPYDKTSHHLVTYDSSRIQFHVVVRNLNLLDFYVHMH, from the exons ATGATGCAAGGTGACACAGGAGGAGTCTTAGATTACTTACAAAGGATGCAATTAGAGGATCCAAATTTTTGTTATGCTATTCAAGTATATGAAGATGACTTGAAAACTAACATATTTTGGGCTGATGCAAAGATGAGAACGGATTTTGCTCATTTTGGTGATGTGGTTTGTTTTGATACAACTTATAGAAAGCACAAAGACGGGAGGCCAATTGCATTATTCGTTGATGTAAATCATCATAAACAAACTACAGTTTTTGGAGCTACTTTATTATATGATGAGACAATTGGAACATTTGAATGGCTGTTTGACATATTTGCTAAGGTTATGATGGGAAAAATACCAAGAACTATTCTTACAGACCAGGACAGAAGAATGGCAACGGCTTTGGCTACTCAATGGCCAACAACGTATTACCGCTTATGTATATGGCATATCTATCAAAATGCGGCAACACATCTAGCTGATGTCTttaaagattttcaaaattttgctgcAGATTTTAGTCACTGCATATATGGCTATGAAAAtgagaatgatttttttgaggGATGGAGTGAAATGTTAAAAATGTATGGTTTGGAAGACAACAAGTGGTTGAAGAAAATGTTTGATATAAAAGAGAAATGGATTTTAGTGTATGGGAGAGAAACCTTTTGTGCTGATATAACCACAACCCAACGAAGTGAGTCCATGAACAGTGTTATAAAGAA GTTGTTAGATGATCATCGCTATGATGAATCTGTAGTAGATTTTAGAGGCAATCAAAGTACACTGGCAATGACATTCCCTTGTAAGATTTTACAACATGCAGCAAGTATATACACACATGAagtttataaaaaatttaagGATGAGCTATGCAAAGGAATTGATTGTAAATGGGAAGTTGATGGTGAATTAGGAAATCAAGTGATTTATAGAGTTACACCATATGATAAGACTTCCCATCATCTTGTAACTTATGATTCATCAAGAATTCAATTTCATGTAGTTGTAAGAAATTTGAATTTGCTGGATTTTTATGTTCACATGCACTAA
- the LOC140038978 gene encoding oil body-associated protein 1A-like, whose amino-acid sequence MEGENVSTQPEVPGEPTQTSTALLETATATLQGFGPVNKIHQHLCAFHFYAHDMTRQVEAHHFCGHQNEDFRQCLIYDKPDDDGKLIGLEYIISEELFLTLPDNEKPFWHTHEFEVKGGYLFMPGVPGPIQSQDLEKVCKTYGKTIHFWQIDRGDSLPLGIPQVMMALTRDGQLYPNLAQDVESRFGISFAKERENRAYMTGPAHGLHPLGNAAGRGLQTVLREVDCKPVESVPSVFV is encoded by the exons ATGGAAGGTGAGAATGTGTCAACCCAGCCGGAGGTTCCAGGGGAGCCAACTCAGACCAGCACTGCCCTTCTCGAAACTGCCACCGCCACTCTTCAGGGCTTTGGTCCTGTTAACAAAATCCACCAGCACCTCTGCGC ATTCCATTTCTATGCGCATGACATGACAAGGCAAGTGGAGGCACACCACTTTTGCGGGCATCAAAATGAGGATTTCAGGCAGTGTTTGATATATGATAAGCCTGATGATGATGGCAAACTCATTGGCTTAGAGTACATAATCTCTGAGGAATTATTCTTGACTTTGCCTGATAATGAGAAGCCCTTTTGGCACACTCACGAGTTCGAGGTAAAGGGTGGCTACCTCTTCATGCCTGGTGTTCCTGGCCCTATTCAAAGCCAAGATCTTGAAAAGGTTTGCAAAACCTATGGCAAAACTATCCACTTTTGGCAAATTGATAGAGGTGATAGTCTCCCTCTTGGAATTCCCCAGGTTATGATGGCTCTTACTAGGGATGGCCAGCTCTATCCCAATCTTGCCCAag ATGTGGAGAGTCGTTTTGGCATCTCATTTGCCAAGGAGAGGGAAAACCGGGCATACATGACTGGACCCGCTCATGGGTTGCATCCCCTTGGAAATGCAGCCGGTAGAGGGTTGCAGACTGTACTGAGAGAAGTTGATTGCAAACCGGTTGAATCAGTTCCAAGCGTCTTTGTCTAA